The sequence below is a genomic window from Vibrio spartinae.
ATTGAGTATCGACGTGGTAGTGCCGGTGGTGGTAACCAGTTACGTCAACCTTATCTGAAAGGTGTCGTTGCTGAGGATTTATATAAGCAATATCCTCAAACCGAGCATATCCATTTCTATGGCTTTTATATCGGTAATTTTCCTGATCTGAAAAATAGTGAAATCGATTATATTTGTAAAGTGCTGAACGAAGCCTAGACAGATTATCTTGCGTGCTTGATACGCACTCATGACAAGGAATTGATCTGATGACAACGGCAATTATTCTGGCGGGCGGACTGGGAACACGTCTCCGAGAGGTCGTCTCTGACCGTCCCAAGCCAATGGCTTTAATTTCTGGAAAACCATTTTTAGAATATTTACTAGATTATTGGATGAATCAAGGTGTGAGCCACTTTATTTTATCTGTCGGTTATCAATATTCGGTTATCCAAGACTATTTTGGCACCAGCTATCGAGGATGTGACATATCATATGCGATAGAGCCTTCTCCTCTGGGAACTGGTGGTGGCGTTCTGCTTGCTATTGCAAAATTAAACAATAAGGATGAACCATTTTTATTATTGAATGGCGACACATTTTTTGCGATTGAGCTCGACAAACTCACTCAATTCCATCAACAAACACAATCCGACTGTACATTTTCGCTTTTCCGGGCCGATGAAGCACAACGGTATATGGGGATTGATATCACCTCATCCGGCAAAATAACAGCATTG
It includes:
- a CDS encoding nucleotidyltransferase family protein is translated as MTTAIILAGGLGTRLREVVSDRPKPMALISGKPFLEYLLDYWMNQGVSHFILSVGYQYSVIQDYFGTSYRGCDISYAIEPSPLGTGGGVLLAIAKLNNKDEPFLLLNGDTFFAIELDKLTQFHQQTQSDCTFSLFRADEAQRYMGIDITSSGKITALNAEKGKAGELANGGVYLINPAVIKRHYADDSKGQVLSLESDIFYQLLAHGEPIYGLEFDSCFIDIGLPYDYARAPTIIGLEKV